Within Cercospora beticola chromosome 6, complete sequence, the genomic segment GTTGAGTGACAATGGCGAGTCCACACAAGAACCGGCAGCGGACCATGCAGCTTCATCGCGAGACGCGTGTTTCAGCTGCGAGGTGCTAGTATTCGCGAAAGGccaggaagatgatgagttgTTGATGGACTTGagtcgcagctgcgagcGCGTTTCGCGTCAGCCCACGTTGTCGCCGGCTTCGGCCAAACTTTCCTTGACGCCAGCTCACCAACTCTCTGTGCCATCATCGCCCCGAACAGCCCGAAGCGCGAGAGGACTGAATAAGTTGAGTAATGACCTAGGAAAAGAACTCAACTTTCACCAATAACCAGCCAATATGCTCTTCACAAAAGACTTCACGAGCATGTCTCGTGAAGAGATTCTTCAGCTGGCAGAGCCAACAGAAGAATATCAAGAAGTACACGCACCAAGCCCTCTATGACCGACTGAGCAGAGCACTCTGACCGACGTCAGATGATGGATGTTTGGCCGCCTGTGAGGATCGACTGGCAGGACACGAAAAGTACTCTGGCCAAGGTCCGTATGCAAACCGAACTCGCAGACGAACTGGACGAACCAGATCGAGATGTCGAGGAGACCTTTCGCCAGTTTCCTGCAAGGGATGGCTACCAGCTCACTCTTCGAATCTTCACGTCAAGACGACACACTGTTCCGAATGGGTCTATTGTGGTGCTCTGGCATGGCGGAGGATGGGTGATTGGCAGTCCAACAATGACGGCAGGTATCGCACGATCACTGTGCAAACGATTCGGTTGCCTGGTACTCGCACCTAATTATCGCCTTGCCCCCGAGCATGTCTGGCCCACTAGCTTGAATGATGCTTGGGATAGCTTCAATTACATCCGAAACGAGTACGATGAAGAGGCCGAACGACACTTCATCATCGGTGGTATTTCCGCCGGTGCTCATATGGCGCTGGTGATCGCACACATGGCCAAGGAAGAAAACCTGGAGCCCAAAATCACTGGCGTGTACTCAGCATGTGGTTCCATACAGCCGTTGAACGAGGGAGACCTCGATCCTGTCTATCGTGAGAGGTACCTCAGTCGCACGCAGCCAGAATGTGCAGACAATCCAGTGCTTTcgaaggagatgaagaaatTCATGACGGACTGCGCTAAGGCTGATCCGACCTCGAAGTCTTGTATGCCACTGCTCTGGCCTGGTAACGAGAAACACGAGGGGCTTCCGAAGGTCTATCAGCAAGTCTGCGGCCGAGACTACAGCCGTGACGAAGCACTTATTTTCGATGATATACTGAAGAAGAATGGAGGGAAGTCGCGAGTCAATTTGTATCCTGGACTGCCACACTGCTTTTGGCTTGCGCTGGGAGGGATTCCAGAGTATAGACAATGGGAGCAAGACACTATTTCCGGCTTTCAATGGTTACTAAGCAATAACTAGACGGAGACAGCTTGACTAACAAGGAGAAACCCATGATTCCAGCGTTCTGGTTCTCAGCACCGAAATATCTCCTACAGATCAACGCACGGCGCATTGCTTGCGGTCATCACGAATTTCGAGTAGCTGTACACTCCAGTCTCTGCACCGTGGCGCGTAGATCGCACCAAGACGATGACCGGTCAAGTTGTAGACCAATGCATTGTCAGACGTCTTTGTTTGCAAGCATTGTTCACCAGCTTACAAAGGAAGGGCAGTCTTTGTTCATGATA encodes:
- a CDS encoding uncharacterized protein (antiSMASH:Cluster_4~MEROPS:MER0034665~SMCOG1066:alpha/beta hydrolase domain-containing protein), giving the protein MLFTKDFTSMSREEILQLAEPTEEYQEMMDVWPPVRIDWQDTKSTLAKVRMQTELADELDEPDRDVEETFRQFPARDGYQLTLRIFTSRRHTVPNGSIVVLWHGGGWVIGSPTMTAGIARSLCKRFGCLVLAPNYRLAPEHVWPTSLNDAWDSFNYIRNEYDEEAERHFIIGGISAGAHMALVIAHMAKEENLEPKITGVYSACGSIQPLNEGDLDPVYRERYLSRTQPECADNPVLSKEMKKFMTDCAKADPTSKSCMPLLWPGNEKHEGLPKVYQQVCGRDYSRDEALIFDDILKKNGGKSRVNLYPGLPHCFWLALGGIPEYRQWEQDTISGFQWLLSNN